In Mus pahari chromosome 12, PAHARI_EIJ_v1.1, whole genome shotgun sequence, the genomic window GGGAACAGGCAGGGGACACTAGGAAGTGCCAAGTGTCTAGTGAAGTAGTAGTGTAAAGAGAGCGTTGAAAGGGGTAGAGGAGACTGAAAGGTtccagtgcatgtgtgtgtgtgtgtgtgtgtgtgtgtgtgtgtgagagagagagagagagagagagagagagagaatgtgagtgtgtatatatcagtgagtgtgtgtatgtcagtgaaTGAGAGTGTGtattcatgtgagtgtgtgagagtttgagtgtgtgtgtgtgagagaatgtgagTCTATGTCAGTGAGTGTGTATATCCAGGTGAGAATGTGAGTGAGAGTTTGTGNNNNNNNNNNNNNNNNNNNNNNNNNNNNNNNNNNNNNNNNNNNNNNNNNNNNagagagagagagagagagagagagagagaaagagagaagaggagactgaaagattggtgtgtgtgtgtgcatgtgtgcgtgtgcatgtgtgtgtgtgagagagaatgtgaatgtgtgtatgtcagtgagtgtgagtgtgtatctatgtgagtgtgtgagtgagagaatttgcatgtgtgtatatgtgtgtgttggggccaATGCAAAGTTGACTCACATTAGAGGTTACATACAAAAGACAACATGGACAATACTCTGGGAGACTTGGGGTTCTGATGGTATTTGGGGTAGGCATGGATATGTGGTATGATGGCCACTTAAAACTGAGTGATTAAATCAAATCATGTCTCCTGATACTTAGCAGAATTCATCAAAGGAGGCAAAAAAGGTGAGACATGTATATGTCACCAGATGAGTTCTCTGTGGGGCAGGTGAGGCGCCCCTTCCTGTTACTGTAAGTGAAAGTGAAGTCTTTAGAGGCAGAATATATTATTAATCCAATGTTAGTTAACATACACTCTATAGGGCAGGCTAATCTGCGTCAAAGTTTTACATAAAATATGGATCTAgagccctgccccctgcccccccatcACTCATTTAACATTCCCCCATCCTCAGGCTCCCCAGTAAACAAGAGGCATTGCTGatcttcttgttccttctccaGTAGAAGAAACCTACTGGAGGTGCTGACTTCACTCCCACCCACATTCGTGTGGCTACCCATTCAGGTGTAGAGGCGATCACCCCAGGGGCGATCACCCCGGGACCACACTCCTCACCTGGAGCATGAGCCTGTCCCAGGTCTTGGTGACCCCATTGTTCTTCCATTTGTCATCATTGGTTGGGGGACTGTTGTTTTGAtacctcatcagcatctgcttcAGGAAGAGGTTGGTTGTGAACTGCAGGGGTGGGAATGACAGAGGAGAGTCAGCACACCTACTCCCTAGAAATGCCAAGTAGCGCCTGTTGCTCTTTAAACTGAACATTCTCTTGGGGAAGCTAAACTCAGGGGCACTATGCTCATTTGGCCGGGGGCTGCTTTGGGTTTCCGTATAAGAAGGAATCACTGCATGACTGGGTGTTTTAAGGATGGTGTAGATTAGGGAAACAGTGAAAAACAGAGCAAGAAAGATTCTGAATTATGTCTTCCACGAGGCAGAAGATGTAGAAAGGCCACGGTGTGGATGAATGGCGGTCAGTGCCAGGATGCCAGCTTGGGCATTGGGAATCAAGCTGCTTGGGCTCAGAATCCCTGCTGAAACCTGTCAGCCGTTCATCCCTAGATACATTTCTTTGCGTTTAGtaccttttccttttaatttagaaaagaCAAGCAGTGCTTCCCATACTGCATGGGTATTAATAGCGCGCGTATTGGCACGACGAGCACACAGCGAGGGGTCGAAGCATGCCAGTTGCTGGAGTGTCAGAGCTACCATCATTTTTGCTCCGTGCACTGGGGACTATACTCACAAAGTCGCGTTGCGTTGCTGCTGTGATGCAAGATGCCACTTCAAAACCGTACACTATAAACATCATGATGAAGTACTGGGAGGGAAACAGATGAGAACGGAGGATTATAACAGACACCTCACCAAGCGGTTGCTGTGAGTCAGTCCTAAGCACATGCGTCTGAATGTGGTATCCGAGCAGTCAGGGAGTACAAACCCTTTTTGATCAGCTGCTTGGAACAGGGTTAGTGCTAGGTACTCGGCTCAAGATGGGGCGTGGGTCAGTTCAGTTCTCTGCTTATCTCTGGAAGAAATGACCATTCGGTTTGGAGTTCTCTCATCCTGAATTCTGTTTTAATGTGGGGGGAGATAAGATAAACAATGAAGGAACGTGTGGGcttttcagaggttttttttttttttttttttttttttttttggtatacaTACATGCCCGGTGGCTGGCAAGATAGCCTTAGTGCGTCATACCTGACACTGAGCATTGTAAATCCCTTTTAGTGGGAGTCATTTTCTTCATGAGCTGCTGAAAATGTAGAACCACAGAAGTCAGGAACTGTTGACGAACATGACTAATGCCTTGTGTCTTTCCGACCCAGTCTCATCTCTAAGGAGCAGGCAGCCTTCCTGCATAGAGACTCACTGTTCACCCGGAACACACACCCAAGTTCTCGTGATAACCAGCTCGAGTGAGGGAAGCGGAGCTCTCCTCTCTGTGCTGCTTCTgctgtgcgtgcacgtgtgtgcatgggCTGCAAGTCACTGTGTGTGAACAGCTTAGCGCAGCCCTGGCCCCGGTGTCTGACTGGAACAGAGCTGAACAGCAGACACGTCTCAGTGAGGGCCCCTGCTTTGCACACTTTTATACATGCACTGACTCTCCTCATGTCCTTCTTTGGGGAGAAGGACTGTAGAGTAGATGGGGGAACTTGTCCTCCCTCTTTGGGGTGTTTGTAGATTCAGAGGTCAGGACCCTTTGCTGCTTTCACTGCCTGAcccccaaacagaacaaaacaacaaccctcCTActccccccccaaaccccaaccacctctgtggaaaaaaaaatcaggaaagagtTTTTTCAGAGATTCTAATAATTCTCCCCATATTGGCtactgccttgcttcctgtcAAGAGCTTTGATGGCTCCCATGACAGAACCTCAGGACCCCTCAGGATTAGGCCAGAGGGGAGCCCAGGGTGAAGTCTGTGCTTGTCATACTCTCAGTTCTCACCCTCTTCTCTGTGTCCCTTTCCCTACTCTCTCAGAGTGCGTTTGCCCAGGAACTAACTCACCCAAAGGCAACAGAGAAGGCAAACATTCTGCATTCCTGGGCACTCGGGGAATGGGCACCTGAGAGAAGCAGACCAACAAGCTCCTTAAGTGGCTGAACTTCTTCTTCAGAAGAGGGACTCAGGGTAGGGGAGTTACTTCAGGGGTAGGGAGGGGTACAagggtgggtgtgtatgtgcttgcGATGACAGTGACACAAACTGCAGTCCTGGGGCacagagcagaaggcagaagTTGAGGCCCAAGTAAGATCCCCCTACcttacattttcatttgcaaagGCAGAGCGTGGCCTAGCCAGTGCCTTGAAACCACAGACTAGTGTGAATGGGTCACTCACAATGGTGCTGTTTGAGGTCCTCCGAGTTTTCTGTACCACAGAGTAAATGACAGTGTGAGGCACGCAGCCATGGCACAAAAGccattggccttgaacttgaaagtCTTAAAAAAAGGCTCTTGTCTGCTATGAAAAACTCATGTCTACTTTCTGTTTTGTATCTTAACACATCAACACCGAAAACTAACTTGTTATTAACAAGGGGggaaaatctaagaaaaaatCCCATGGCGTCATTTTTCATGTTCATGTAATTCCTGGCTGTGACTATTGGGCATGTGCAGACAGCAGCTGGAGAAGCACACATCTGCACATAGTCAACTAGACCACCCAAAGGCATTCCTTCCCAGTTTCAGCTCATTTTACTAGAACCTGAACTTTCAACCATGAAGGACATCTTTACATCCTACATGGATGATGTTGCAACAGGGAATCTCCCTTATCCTTTTGTCCACTAATCTAGAATCCTTCTTCCACGTAGCCCACTGAAAACCAAAGCTCTTTGCTCAATCGAGAAGAAACAGTTCACCAAAAATTGGCCCAGGAAAACACTGAAGAGAATTTATTAgttgttattttgagaaagggtctctggtagtgcaggctagtcttgaacttgctacCTAGCCAAGGATTACCTGGAATTTAAGATCATCTTGCCTATACCTTGAGAACAGgtttacagacatgcaccaccatgcccagataatatggtgctagggattgaacccaagatTTTAATGTGTGCTGGGCAGgcactctgtcaactgagctacatctccagctttGTAAGGTCCATGCATTGTAAGGTCTTACCGCCAAGAGGATTTTCCTGTTGGACTTCATAATTCCTACTATGGCTAGAACGGACAAACAGAAGAGGCAGATGCCCACGAACATGCCTATCCAAGCTGCCCCAAAGATATCATCATTGTTGGTGGCTTCGAGAAGTGGGTAAAGACTGTGTTGGTCAGATACAAAGAAGATACACTCTGCTGTCAGGGCGATGCCACACATCTGGAAACAAGATGAGAATGAGTCTGTCAGACTAGTGGTCAAGAGCACAGCAccaggggaaaggggatggggcaGGATGGGCTCTAGTGGTGAATTCCTTACATCTTACAGAGGCTTTATGCAACGAATCCCCCATTGCCAGGAGACCCAACAGCTATTTCtatcttgcttccttcttccacataCCCTCTGCCTTTAATACTTTCTTTCACATACTTTCTTTCACATATAACTCCATCTGTTTGCTAGTTGGGAAAAGATTTAGGTAACCCCAGGCCATCCATAAAGCCCCTGGGGTATGACCCACTCAGACAGTACATTCATGTATGAAAGTTATTCTCCTATCCTATCCCATTGCAAACTTTCCTGGGTTGTAATACTGGAAGTGTCCTGGCCATTGTCACAGTGGTTCTGGAATGTTTGTGACTGTCTTCCCAGAGATCATATTCTATGGATGAAGAACCATGGTTCTGAATGATGGTGACTGTCCTTAGccacagaagcagaggcagtccTGAACCAAGGACCAACTCTCTTGACTCCCTGACTAATGCTCTTCCCATATCCTCTTGCCCACACAGCTTGGGTTCTCACAGCCTTACAGAAGAACATCTGTCCTAGCACCTCCAATAACACAGTCCCCAAGTCAAACCAAGGTGCAACTGGACAGAAGCataaatgactgagaagcagGTGCATTTAGACACTGACCGGTGAACATATGACTCTCAATAATCACTATGtcttaaaaattggaaaggaaataaTCTAATTTAGTGTTGACCATGGCCTTCTGTCATAATAGGTGATTATATATAGCTATTTTAAGATTCTAGGCAGtatatttattatcatatttcTTAAAATGGAGGCACTATAAAGGGGAAGgatgtttataatattttcttaaacttttacttttaatttatctaAAAGCCATGCTTACAAGAAGAACACATTTTTTTGAAAAGTACTCATGACTTACACCAACAATTACGTGTCCAAAAATCAACAGGCCCTGGAAGCACCGAACAGTGGAATCGTCTTTGGCCATCTTCAGGATTTCCCACAAGCTGAAGACACAGTTAAGAATGTAACATTGGATGCGACTAGGCAGCAAATACTGTTTCAGTCTCTACACTGTCAGCAAATCATGAtatctcctctttccttttttttttttttgtatccaaaTGAGAGCTTTTAGTAATGGTGGAAATACCTGAGGTCAGCCATCACAGGCGTTttctaaagaacaaaataaagcctTTTAGAGTCTGATCTGTGTCCCTCAGGAGTCCCTTAGGGTATGAGAGACACCAGAATCATCCTTCTCAGAGGGGTACTGGGGTTCTTCAAGGTCACCAGGAGCACAGAGAGCAGACCTGTCACAGTGATGGCCAGGCTGACACACACTGAGAGCCTCCGGTATGGCCACGGCCGTCCTTGGGCAAGGCCAACTACAACCATAGGGAAACTAAGAGAGTTGGAGAGTTGAAGTTCCCTCTTGCATGAGGGAAGTGCAGAGCAAAGAGGTCTGTGTACTCCCTTGTCCACTCTTCTAGGGACTTCATGTACACAATAGATTCTCAGAACCCAACTAGAACAAAACTCTGGGGAATCAAAGCCTAACTAACTGGTAAAGTACCTCTGAGGATACACAGACAGAAATGgcagatttggggggggggattctctGGAAGGGGCACAGGTTAAATGTTCGGGTCAATCATTTTTTGGCTTCTGTACTTGAGACATGTTTGAGAAAAGCTGCTCCCATTCCCCACACGTTATTCTTTAATTAGCTAACCGGCTGACACTCTAAGTCAGAAGGCATTAAATGATACAGTTCTCACATCGAGGTATGTAAAGATGAGTGAGGAAGATGGTTACAGTCTAGGATTCTGGGCGAGGCAAGAAGCTAAGGTCTCAAGTCGTTAGAATGCGTGAGCGGATGTCTACATAAATGAGTTGGGGCTTCAGTGCGAAAGGATCCAACTTAGCCGGTTATATAGAGTCAGCGTTCTGATCCGGAGAATAGAGgtaggatgaggatgaggagggacGTGGGAAGAGTGGTAGACTTTCCAAGGAAAGCGGAAGTGAGAGGGGGGAGACTCAGAAGTGCAAAGTGAAGACAAGACACCAAGTTAGCCGAACTCCTGGTTTGCGGAGAGGTAcatcttgcttttgttgttttatttccccattctctctctctctccctctccctctccctctccctctctctctctctctccctctctctctctctctctctcttctttctttctttctttcttttttctttctctatcttcctttatctttctattgctttctctctctccctccctctctttctttcattctctttttctttctaaagccatgtatttttgtgtgtctgtgttagtaCAGCTGTACGTGTGTGAATGCCTGTGTAGGACAGAGGcctcagatgccctggagctggagttacaggctgttgtgtgTCACCTGATTTGAGTGATGGGAAGTGAAGCCCTCTCGAAGAACAGcttgtgctcttaaccgctgagactCCTTCAGCCTACGTCTTTTATATGACTCAGGCCCTGACAAGTGTTAACTCTATTGTTATAACATATGCTACAAGGCATATTTTAATAAcataagtattttaaattaataacctAAGCAATTTAAACATctctaaatattttctcatttcctttcgcCCTGAAGACTGTGGGAATTTACAAAGTTaaaatgtatgagtgtttttgacTCAACAGTTTGGCACACATATTCCATCAATGTTTGTCAAAGGAACAGAAGAATCTGGGCCCTTGCGTTACACCATCTTCcaatccccatccccaccctgtgGAATTTCTGCTTAGAAATGCCATTTACTTATCTGGGGTAACTTCCATATCAGATGGGTAGAACCATACAGTGCTTAGAAGGCTCTGACAGGGAGAATCTAACTGGTACAGCCGGATCAGTTACATCGTAAAACTCATTATTGGCATGCGCTGATATTAATCCTGACCAGTGAGGCTGCTCTCTAAACTAGACACGCAAACAAACAGACTTTGAAAGATAGACATTTTGATACCAAAAACACAGTCTCTAAAGGGCAAATATCTTGAGAGGCCAAGTTCAACTTCGTTACTGACCATCATTGTACTGATTCCGCGATTCTGCTTCTGCTGGGCGCGGAGCAGTTTCTTGGTAGCAGCAGTAAGGTCAGTTAGGCTCcaagaacagagaagagaagagaagagaagagaagatagcACCAAGGATTTTAAAGGCAAATTAACTAGGGCCAGTGCTAATAAAGGGGGAGTTGTGAGAGGTGTGGGGAAAAAGGAAGGACCCAGATAGATGGTCAACAAGGGGGACGGGGagcggggtggtggtggggggggcgGGAGCGGGGCAAGGCTCCACTGGTCCAGAAGGAAGCTGAAGGAGCCCTGAGCCAGGGATACTGGCGACCGCTTCCCCAGATGTCACTGGGTTTAGAAGTGGGCGGTTATTGTTTAGCCTCTCAGTTAAGATCAGGTGGAAAAGAGAATGCTAAGAGTCAGGATTGGTATAGGAAATGCAGATCAGAGTGGAGGAGAGACGGGAGCGGGTAGGCAGGAGGCCGATGTAGGCATGAAAAACATGGGAGAAACCTAGCCGGTGGCATGGTAGGAAATGCTGCTGGGTCGGTGGCCCGTGGGTTGGTAGCTTGAGAAAGGATTGCTTCGATAGGCATGGTATTTTGAACTCGCTGCCTCTTCCCATCTGTTTTCAAATACTAACTTAGGACGTCGGGCTTGTCTtggcgctggagagatgggtcgGCAGTGAAGAGGGACTGCTGTGTTCAGTGGACAGCCCACAATTGTCTGTGACTCCAGGGATCCaaggctctcttctggcctctaagggcacctGCTCATGCGTGCAGCACTCCACTCCCAcgcacataattaaaactaagatatttttgttttgtcttaaagaAAGCCACACTCATTTGCCAAAAGTGGCCCAAAAGAATGGAATCTGCCACCTATGGGCCCCTTAATGCTCTCTCCATTCTGTCTCAGGCCCTTTGGTCATCTTCTCAACAGACCTGATAAATGTGTGTTGTTGTTTCCCCAAAACTCTGGGCTTGTTTGTTATTGCTATAGTAACAGATTTCCTCAATCTTACAAAAACAGTAGTTGACGGTTTGGGGTCAGAAGTCTGAAATGAGAGTCACTGGGTTAAAAATCCATGTTGGCTGGTTGCATTCCTTTcaagattttaaatgttttatatttttgagaatttcatgcatgagtAGTGTACCTATTATAATCAttcaccccctccctctcccctctagTCCTTCCGCGTCTA contains:
- the Upk1b gene encoding uroplakin-1b; amino-acid sequence: MAKDDSTVRCFQGLLIFGHVIVGMCGIALTAECIFFVSDQHSLYPLLEATNNDDIFGAAWIGMFVGICLFCLSVLAIVGIMKSNRKILLAYFIMMFIVYGFEVASCITAATQRDFFTTNLFLKQMLMRYQNNSPPTNDDKWKNNGVTKTWDRLMLQDHCCGVNGPSDWQKYTSAFRVENNDADYPWPRQCCVMNKLNEPLNLDACKLGVPGYYHSQGCYQLISGPMDRHAWGVAWFGFAILCWTFWVLLGTMFYWSRIEY